Part of the Streptomyces sp. NBC_00457 genome, GCCCAAGGTCCCCGGCACAGTGATCACCAACGACAAGGTACGCGTGCAGGATCCGGCCAAGCTCACACCCGACGCCGTGGCCGCGTACCAGAAGAAGTGGAAGTCCCTGTTCCAGTAGTTCCGGCAGGGGCGACGGACCGCTTCAGCCAGGAACGATGCCCAGCAGCGTGGGCACCCGCGGCGACGGGTGCCCACTCACCTGATCCTTGAACACTTGGAAATAAGGAGTCCCCCGTGTCCCACGTGCGCATCGAGGGTCTGACGAAAAGGTTCGCCGGCAAGCCGCCGGCGATCGCCGTGGACGACTTGTCGCTGGAGATCGAGCCGGGCGAGTTCATCGTTCTGCTCGGCCCGAGCGGCTGCGGGAAGACCACGACTCTGCGCTGTCTGGCCGGTCTGGAGACGCCCGACGAGGGACGCATCTCCCTGGGCGACCAGACGGTGCTGGATGTACGCGGGAAGGTCAACCTCCCTCCCAACAAGCGCCGGATCGGGATGGTGTTCCAGTCGTACGCCCTGTGGCCGCACATGACAGTGCGCCGCAACATCGGATATCCCCTGAGAACCCGGCGGGTGCCCCGTGAGCAGGCGCGTACACGGATCGAGGAGGCGGCGGAGCTGGTCGAATGCTCCGCCCTGCTCGACCGATATCCGGCGCAGCTCAGCGGCGGCCAGCAGCAGCGGGTCGCCCTGGCCCGCGGCCTGGCCGCCCAACCCGACCTGGTGCTCTTCGACGAACCGCTGAGCAACCTCGACGCCCGGCTGCGCGACCAGGTGCGTGCCCAACTGCACGAGCTGCACGCCCGGCTGGGCTTCACCGCCGTGTTCGTCACCCACGACCAGAGCGAGGCGCTGGCGCTCGGCGACCGCCTGGCGATCATGAAGGCGGGGCGGATCGAGCAACTCGACACGCCGGAGCGGGTCTTCGAGGAACCGGCCACCGAATACGTCGCCGGGTTCATCGGCATGTCGAACCGGCTTCCGCTCCGGCGTCAGGGCGGGGAATGGGTACTCGCCGGCGACCCGGGCGCCGATGCCTCATCAGGCGCCGCAAGCCAGGCGGACGCAGCGAGCCAGGCGGTGGCCGACGAGCTGCCGGTGCCCCGCTCACTCAACGAGGTCGCCGCCCGGCTGCGCCCCGACGACCTTCAGCTCTGTCCGGCCGACGAGAAACCGCCGGCCCACAGCGTCGGCCTCCCGGCGGAGGTCGTCGACGCGCAGTTCGGCGGGCGTCACATGGACGTGGTCGTCACCATCGCGGGCAGCCGTCTGCACGCGCGGGCACCGCTGACCGGCAAGCCATGGGCGCGGAGCCTGTCGCGCGGGCAGCGTGTGACCGCGTGGTTCGCCAAGGACGCGGCCATCTACTACGACGCCGACGGGGTACGGACAGCCGTGCACGCCCCCGCCGCAGTGGGAGCGTGACGTCGTGGCCGCACCCGCCGTACCCGCGCCCTCTCCCTCCCCCACGACGACACCGCCGCACCCGGCCCCACCACGGCCGACGGCGCTCAACCGTGCGCGGCGCCATCTGCCGCGGCTCGGCGCGCTCGCCTTCCTGGCCGCCATCGGCTACCTGGTGATCGCTCCCCTTGTTGGCCTGCAACGGCTGGCCTTCGAGGACGACGCCCGTGGCTACAGCACCGCCTTCGACAACCCGGACATGGCCGAGACGCTGCGCACGACGGCCGGTATGGCGCTGGGTTCGCTGGCCATCGCACTCGTCCTCGGCACGTTCCTGGCCTGGGCGGCGACCCGCCTGCCACCCCGCCTGCGGCTGCTGCGTGTCCTGCCCGTCCTGCCTATCGTGGTCCCGGCCGTGGCCGCGGTGACCGGCTGGGCGTTCCTGTTCTCGCCACGCCCCGGCTACCTCAACGCGGCACTGCGCAACCTGCCCTGGTGGGACCATCTCGACGAGGGCCCCGTCGACATCTACACGCTGCCGTGGATCGTCCTCATCACCGGCTTCGGCCTGACCGCCTTCGTCTATCTCTTCGTCAGCGCGGGCTTCGGCAACATCAATTCGGAGCTGATCGAGGCGGCACAGATGAGCGGATCGTCGCCGGCAGGTGTGTTCTTCCGGGTGACGCTGCCGCTGCTGCGCCCGGTCCTGGTGTACGGCGGGTTCGTGGCCCTGCTGCTTGGACTCGGCCAGTTCACGGGCCCGCTGCTGCTCGGCAGGAACAACGGCATCAACGTACTCACCACCGACATGTACGTCGCCGTGTCGCAGAGCCCGGTCGACTACGGCAGGGCGGCCGCGATCGGCTCACCGCTGCTGCTCTTCGGCATCGCCGTCGTCCTCTTCCAGAAGGTGATCCTCGGCGATCACAGCCGCTTCGTCACGCACGGCGGCAAGGCGTTCCGGTCCGGCGGGCGGCCGTCGTGGGTGGCGGTCACCGGCATCGTCCTCTACGGTCTGGTCGCGCTCGCGCTGCCGCTGGGCGCGCTCACGGTGGTGTCGCTCTCCGCCTTCTGGAGCGGGAAGATCGAACCGAGCGGCTTCACGCTCGACAACTTCCGGCGCGTGTTCCAGGAGTCGGGGATCACGGACGCGATCGTCAACAGCCTCGTCACCTCGGTCATCTCCGTCGCCATCGCGCTCCCGCTCGGCTTCGTCGCCGCCTCGCTGCTGCTCAAGGGGCGCCGGTTCCGCATCATCCGGGCCGCGGTCGACTTCATCGTGGCGATGCCCCTCGGGATTCCCGCGGTGGTCTTCGGCGCCGGCTTCCTGCTGACGTACAGTCGCGAGCCGTTCATTCTCTACGGCACCCGCACAGTGATCGTCCTCGTCTACGTGACGCTGATGCTGCCCTTCGCCACCCGCATGCAGCTGTCCGGAATGGTGGCGCTCGGCGATACGTACCTGGAGGCTTCACGTACCAGCGGGGCGGGCGCACTGCGGACCAACACCGAGATCGTGCTGCCGCTGCTGCGCCCCACTCTCGCGGGTGCCGGAGCGTTGATGTTCGTGCTGCTCACCCACGAGTTCACCGCCTCGCTGCTGGTACGGGCGCCCACGACCCAGGTCATGGGGACCATCCTGTTCGACTACTGGTCCAACGGCTCGTACCCGCTGGTCGCGGCAATCGCCCTGGTCATGACGCTGGTGACGTCGGCAGGTGTCTTCGTGGCCATGTCCGTCGCCGGCTCCGACATCTTCGAGAAGCTCTGAGAGGGACGGGGCAGGCCGGGTAGTCGCACCCGCCGCCCCCTCCTACACATCCTTGCGGACGGTGGCCAGGGCGCCGATCCCGATCACGCAGACCGCCATGACGAAGAACGCCGGGGAGAGCAGGTTTCCGGTCCGCTGGACCAGGAAGGTCGCGATGTACGGAGCCGTACCGCCCGCGAGGACGGTGCCGACGTTGTACCCGATCGCCATGCCGGTGTAGCGGACCCGGCGCTCGAACAGATGCGGCCACAGACTGGCCGCCGGGACCTGCACGAACGCGCTGCTCAGCATGAACAGCAGGTAAGCCAGGCCGGCCAGGGCCAGGCTGTCCTGGTCCATGAGCATCATCGTGGGGTAGGCCGTCACCAGAAATCCCAGCAATCCGCACAGCAGGATGCGACGCGAGCCGAACCGGGTTGCGAGCCAGCCGGCCGGCACCATCAGCAGCACGGTGACCAGCACGACGCCCGCGCTCAGCCAGAGCACCTGCGTGGAGTCGTACCCCAGGTCGTTGGTCAGGTAAATGCCGATGTACGTCAGCCCGAGGAAGATGGCGCCGCCCTGCGCCATGGACAGGCCGATGGACTGCCAAAGTGCCGCGCGGTGGGTGGAGAGGACCTCGCGGATCGGAGCCGTGGGGATGTCGGCGCGGCGTGCCGCCTCCTCGAATTCCGGGGTGTCCTCGATCCGCAGCCGGGCCCACAGGCAGAACACGGTGAGCGGTATAGCCATCAGGAAGGGCAACCGCCAGCCCCAGTCGGCCATCTGGTCCTTCGTGGCGAGCGCGGAGATCACCCCGGCCGTGGCGGCCGCGAACATGAATCCGAGGTTGGACCCGATGGGCGTGACCGCACCGAGGAAGGCCCTGCGCTTGGGCGGCGCCGACTCGTAGATGTAGGTGTAGGCGCCGACCGACTCGCCACCTGTGGAGATGCCCTGCACCAGCCGGGCGAGCAGGAGCAGTACGGCGGCGGCCACGCCGATCTGGCTGTAGGTGGGCAGCAGTCCCGTGATGCTGCTGGCCACTCCCATGCACACCACCGAGGAGACGAGTGCCTTGCGACGGCCCCATCGGTCGCCGAGCCACCCGAAGAAGACACCGCCGACCGGCCGCACCACGAGGCCGGTGGCGAACACCGCGAGCGCCGCCAGGAGTGAGGCCGCGGGATCGTCGCTCGGGAAGAACTGCGGAGCGATCACCACGGCGAGATAGCCGTAGACACTGAAGTCGTAGTACTCGATGAGGGTCCCGAGGCTGCCGGCGAGCATCGCGCGGCGCACCGTGACCGGATCGTACGTCGCCGACTCCGCCTCTGCTGCGGCGGACCGATGAGTGGCACTCATGCTCCGACTCTCCTTCCCACGGCACGGTCCCATACCCTGCCGACGCCCGGGACGGTACAGAACTGAACTCAGTACAGCTACCCTTCACGCACGGATTTCCCGGGAAGCGGAGCGGAAAATCGACGTGCTGGACGTGCATGTGTGACGATACCGCGCGACATGGTCACCGTATCCACACGAGTGCGACGGTTGAGATTTTGAATCGGGTTCGGTTTACTCGCAAGAGGTCGGGTGGACCTCGTGAACCTCGCCGGAGAGTCGATCCCTTGGCCGAAGGAGCGTCCCATGCGCCCAGATGGCGTCGATCTGCTGATCGTCGGTGCGGGTATGGCAGGACTGACCGCCGGCGCCCGCGCCGTTCGCAACGGTCTGTCCGTGGTGATCGCCGAGATCGGCGGGGACGTCGGCGGCTCCGCACGCTTCGCCGGTTACGCGTGGACCGCCCCGAGCCACGACGTCATGGACCAGCACAATCCGCACGGAGACGTCGCGCTCAAGCGCGCGCTCGTGGACCGGTTCGACGACGGCATCTCCTGGATCCGCTCCCTCGGCGTGGAGGCCAAGGACGCCCAACGCATCCTCAGCTTCGGCCGCGGCCACCAGTTCGACACCAACCACTACGTCGACACCTGCCGTCGGCTCGTCCTCGACAGCGGCGGCGAGCTACTGCTGGAGACCGACACCGAACGGCTCATGGTCGAGCACGGCACCGTGGTCGGAGCGGAGTTGAGGACGGCCGACGGCACCCGCAGACAGGTACGGGCCAGGGCCACGCTTCTCGCGACCGGCGGATTCCAGGGCGACCCCGCCCTGCGCACCGCGCATGTGCACCCCCACGCCGACCGCATGGAACTCCGCTCCAACCCGCACAGCCGCGGCGGCGGTTACCGCCTGGCCACCCGGGTCGGCGCTGCCGCCGGCCACCATGACGCCGGCTTCTACGGCCACCTCATTCCCAGCGGCATCCCCTTCGCCGACCCGGCCGACTTCGTCGACATGTCGCTGTATTACAGCGAGCACGCCCTCCTGTTCAATCTGCGGAACGAGCGGTTCGCCGACGAGACCCTGGGCGACCACCTCACCGCCATGGCGCTGCTGGAGCAGCCCGAAAGCCGCGGTCTGCTCATCGCCGACGCCCGGGTGTTCTGCGACTGGATCGTCGGCTCGTACGTCGAGGGTGCCGTCGCCGTCGACAAGTTCGCCCTGGCGAGCAAGCGAGGCGGCCGCGTCGGACTCGCCGAAGACCTCGACGAACTGGCCTGGCTGCCGGAGGAATGGGGATACCGGGGCGACGCCGTCCGTGACGCCGTCAAACGGTTCAACGAGCAGACCTCGGCAGGGCTGGAACCGGCGCCCGGCCGAGAACTGGACCGTCTGCCGCTGGACGAACCGCCGTACTACGTCATCGAGACGGTGCCGGCCATCACCTTCCCGTTTCACGGCGTACGCATCGACGACCGGGCCCGCGTACTGCGCGAGGACGGCGAACCGCTCCACGGACTCCTGGCCGCCGGATCGGACACGGGCGGTCTGTGGCACCGCGCCTACGCGGGCGGACTCGCCTCAGCCCTCGTGTACGGACTGACCGCCGCGGACACCGCCACCGAGATCGCCACCAGGGTGGTACGCCACACCTGACCGGGCGGCTCAGCGCACTCCGGCCAGCCGCAGGGCGAAGTCGCCGTACTGGTAGACGACCTGATCCTCCGTCATGTCACCGTTCTCGCGGTACCAGACAGCCACACCCATCCCGAGGTCCAGGATCGCGTAGGAGGTCAGCTTCACCGTGGTGATCGCGAAGCGGCCGGCCTCCACACCTTCGGTGAGCAACGTCCGGAACGCCTGCTCGTAGGCCGCCCGCCGCCGCAGGACCTCCGTGCGGTGCGGCTCCTCCAGACTGCGGATCTCCCGGGTCCCCACGAACGCTTCCAGGCGGTGCCGGGCGTGGTAGCGGACATGCGCCTCGGCGGTCCGGCGCAGCCGCTCCACCACGTCCTCGCAGCCGGCCACCGCGATGCGGTGATTGCGCAGCAGGTCGTCCATCGTGCCCGTCATGATCTGCGCGAGCAGTTCCTGTTTGGACCCCACGTGCTTGTACAGACTCGGCCCGCGCATCCCCACGGCTTCGCCGATGTCGGCCATCGTGGTGGCGGCGTACCCGCGCTCGGCGAACAGGACGAGAGCCGCGGCCCTGATCTCCGCCGCACGCGGTCCCGGGGACCTGCCGACCGCCGTTCGCCCCCGGGCAGTCACCGCCGACCGACTGCCGCGCTCTGACGTCACGCTACCCCCTGCCTCGTCCATTGGCTAACGCCTCGTAGCCGTACGCGTAAACCCACTCCGCCGGGCTCACCGTAACGTATCCGGGACCGCGACTCCCGTGGAGCGCCGCACGTCGACGTACCGGAAAACGTACGTTGGCCCGATCCGTACGGCCGGCTCGCTCGTGGCCAGGATCAACTCGAGCGCAGAACTCCACAGTTGGTTCCCCCGACACCCTCCGGAGTGTGTCAGCTCGAAGATCTCACCCGAAAGAGTGGGCAGCCGCCTCGACTCCAGCTGAACTCGGCCAACGCCTTCCGCCCCGTCCCTGACCTCCGTGATCACTGCTGGCGGCGGCAATCTCGCCATCGTTACCGAGAACGGCGTCGGCGTGAGCATCACGAACGCCGCCGAGGAGATCTGCGCCGCGCTCACCGCCCGGGCCGGACACCCCGATGGCGGCCGGTCTGGACCGTCCCGCCGGCCAATCCCGACTTCGAGGTCCACCAGGCCTGGATGCACGAGTGCGGCAGCTCCCTGCTGACCGCGCGCGCCCGCTGAACCCTGTCCAAGCCCGCCCAGGAGCAGTCCATGCGCATCACGATCTGGCACAACGTTCACCGCGACCACTACGACGGCTACGAGCGCCACCACCCGATGCTGAGGGTGTTCTACATCGCTCCTGCCGGAGACCCGGAAGCCGAACTGTGGCGTGCCGTGCACATGTTCAACGCCCGTTTGCGCTGCCGGTAAGCGGCTGCAAGCCCGCGGCGAGCAGTTCGCGCGGTCACTCGTCCAGAACCGCTCCGCGGCGGCGCCTTCCTGCAGAACGCTGAAGCCGTCGCCGGTTGAGAACGAGCGGTATCCCGGTTCTCGGGGACGGGGTCCGTGAAGGGCTGTTCGAGGCTGGCGACGGGATCGCCCCGGAGGTTGCCGCGGTGAACGGGCTGAGTGACTGACGCACGCTAAGCGCATCGGCGGCCGGCACGACCATGTACCGCACCGTCAACTCGGCGGCCACGAGCGACCGCTCTCCCCGGCCCGTCACCCCGCCTCCCACCCCGCCGGCCGCAGAATCCCCAGCAGTTGTCGGACCAGTTCGTCCACCGCCTCCTCCAGCGTGGCGTCCACCCACCCGGCGCTCCAGTCGTGGAGCAGGCCGTTGACGCTGCCGATGAAGGCGGTCGCGGCGAGCCGGTAGTCGCGGGGCGCCGCCTCGCCCCGGGCGACCGCCGCGCCCGCTTCCGCGCACACCAGGTCGACCCAGCGGGCGCGGCGGGCCAGGCGCTGGTGTTCCAGGCGGGGGCTGACGCCGATGATCTCGACGAAGGTGATGCGGATACGGCGTGGATCGGCGGTGACGTTGGCGGCGTAGGCGCGGAAGATCGCGGTGGCGCGTTCGGCGAGCGGCAGGCCGTCCGCAGCGGCCACCGCGGCGAGCACCGCCTCCTCGGCCCAGTCGTTGACCTGGAGGTGGAGGGCGGCCAGGACGTCCTCGAGGGTGCGGAACTCCTCGTAGAACTGGCGGGTGGAGAGCCCGGCGGCCTCGCTCAGCGCGGCCACGGTCGTGGCCCGGTAGCCGGGTGAGTCGCCGAACAGCTGGAGCGCGGCGTCGAGGAAGCGGCGGCGGCGCTCGGCCTGCCGCTCCTCGGCGGACTTGCCCCTGTACCGGCCGGTCGGCGCCCTGAGCCTGCCCGTCACGAACCCTCCCCGTTCCCTCGCCTGACCCCGTCGATCAATTTTGTCGTGTGCGCGGTCTTGTCGAACAGGACACCCGCTCCTTACTTTTCAGTAAGTCCACTGTGAAAGTAGTTGTGTTCAGATTCACCACCCCGTCTTGGCATGCCCCGCCCCTGGCACCCGCCCCCCAGAGAAGAGAGCACCCATGCCTGCCATCCGCCCCAGGCACCTTTGCTCCATGGCCGCCGCCCTCGTCCTGACCGTCACCGCCCCCGCGACCGCGGCCACCGCCGCCACCGGCCCCTCGGACGCCGCCGCCCTGCGCGAAGGGCTGTTCGTCGGCAACAACTGGGACGGCACCGCCGACGTCATCAAGGCTTCCGGCGACTTCGCGAAGATCGGCCGGATCAACGTCATCCCCGACAAGGACGCGCGGATGGCGGAGATCAACGCGAACCCGATCAAGTGGATCTACTTCATGGCCATCCGCAACAGCGTCGGCGAGGGCCACGACCAGTTCGTGGACGACATGTACACCACGCCGGACGGTTCGTCGGTGGTCGTCTCCCGTCCGAGCTTCGCCGACGTGGTCTCGATCGACCTGGCCACCGGCGACATCAACTGGCGCTTCCCCGTGTCGGGTTACCGCTCCGACCACATGACGGTCTCCCCCGACGGCAAGCGCGTCGCCGTGTCCGCGTCCACCTCCAACACCGTGCACGTGCTGGACATCGTCACCGGCAAGCAGCTCGGTTCGGTCGCCACCGCCGACAAGCCGCACGAGAACATCTTCACCAAGGACGGCAAGTACCTCTGGAACATGGGCATCGGCGATGTGAACACGGCGACCGACGCGCCCTGGCTGGACTGGACGAAGGGCAACCGGTACATCACCGTCGTCGACGCGACCACGTACGAGCGGGTCAAGGTCATCGACATGCGGCAGCGGCTGGACGCCATCGGCCTCACGGACTACTCGGACGCCGTCCGGCCCGCGGTGTTCTCGCCCGACGAGTCCAAGCTGTACTTCCAGGTCTCGTTCTTCAACGGCTTCTTCGAGTACGACATCGCGACAGACAAGATCACCCGTACGAAGACGCTGCCGAAGAACCCGGCGACCAGCGACGACCGCACCACGTTCGTCAACGACTCGCGCCACCACGGCATTTCGATGAGCCCCGACGGCAGCAAGCTGTGCGTCGCGGGCACGATGGACGACTACGCGACGGTCGTCGACCGCGCCACACTCCAGGAGGGCCCGCTGGTCACCGCCTCGAAGCCGTACTGGGCGACCGTCAGCGGCGACGGAAAGAGCTGCGTGGTGTCGGAGAGCGGCACCGACCAGGTCACGGCCATCGACTTCGCCACCGGCAAGAAGACCGTGTCCGTCCCGGTCGGCGACCATCCGCAGCGGGTGCGGCTGGGACATGTGGCCGCGGACTGGACGGGAACCTCCGGCTGAGACGCTGAGACCCGGGCGGTTCAGGCGGTGGCGCGGTGCCCGGACACCAGCCACCGCCACCGCGGGCGTTCCGTGACCAGCGTGGCGGCGGCCAGCAGGGACACCGCGACCGCCGCCCACACGGGCCAGGCCAGCCAGGCGGAGACCACGGCCGCCACCAGCTGGAGCAGTACCAGAAGGATCGTGACCGCCCCGGGCACCGGCACGATCCCGTGGGCCTTGTCCCACGGTGTGGTGAACACGGTCGGCAGCCCGATCAGCACCACCACGGACAGCACCGCGAGCGGCCAGGAGTACCCGGCCAGCGCCCAGGGCGTGGCCACCCAGGCGACGAGTTCGGTCGCGAAGCGCGGGACGGCGGCGCGTCGGTCGTCGGGTTTCCGCAACGTCGTCTCCCCCACTATGTGCCCGTCAGCGGTGGGTGATCCTACGACGTCCGGGCCGGGCCTGCTGCAACCTGCCCCCACGTCGGGGTCCGGTTCGACCCCGACGCGAGGGGCGGCTGTCAGCCGACGCGCTGGGCTGCCCAGGCCGCCAGTTCGGCCTTCGCCGCGTTCAGCAGGGACGACGAGGGATTCGTCGCGCCGTTGGTGACGAGCGCGTAGTGCAGCGTGCCCGAGTCGGAGTCCGTCAGCAGCAGGCGGCGGCTGCCGGTGCCGCCTGGTTCGGGGGCCGCCGCGATCGGGGTCGACGTCGTGTATGAGGGCGGGGCGTAGGCCGTGCCCAGGTCGGAGACGACGGTGGTGGTCGAAGTCGGGAAGGTTGCCGGGAGGTGCAGTTCGGTGGGTGCCGAGCCGCTGCCCGAGCGCCACACGAGCAGGCTGTACTGCCCGGAGCCCACCAGCCGGTTCACGTTGGGCAGTGACGTGGGAACCGGGTTCCAGGTCAGGGTCGTGGAGCCGTCGCGGGAGCGGTCCTCGTAGGTGAAGGCGACGGTCGTGCCGGAGGTGGCGCTCGGGTAAACGCGGTCGACAAGCCGCGTGTCCTGGCGCAGGACGGCCGTACCGGAGTCGTCGAGGCGTACGGCGGACAGGTCCTCGTCGTTCCAGGCGTCGCCCTCGGTCTGCACCTTGTCGGGGTTGTCGTTCATCAGCTCGTGGTGGCGGCCGTGGTAGATGTCCCACTGCCACTGGCTGCCGGAGAGGACGGGACCGGAGCCGGTCGGGTTCGTCCACCAACTCGCCCCCGGCACCCGGGAGTCGAGGGCCTGGTACATCGCCTTGAGGACCGTCGGCGCCTTGTCGGAGACCGTGCCGGTCAGCGGGTGGCCGAACTCGCTGATGATCGCGGGCGTCTTGGTGGCGGAGGCCCGGTCACGCACCATGCCGAAGTCGCCCGCGTACTGTCCGTCCGCCGCCTTGCCCCACATGAAGATGCCGGAGATCGCCTTCTGGTCGTAGAAGTGGGTGTTGAAGACGAAGCGCGGTCCCAGCGTGCCCGCGTCGAGCAGGCCACCCTCCTGCTTCTGGAAGTCCAGGTTGGCGTTCCAGAACAGGTTCGGTTCGACGAACGCCGGCTTGGCCTGCCAGCCGGCCGCGTCCATCCGCGCCCGGAACTTCACGTAGAAGGGCCACAGGACGTCCTTCTCCCAGGCCCGGCTGGACTGGCCCGAGTCGTAGACGCCAGCGTGGGGTTCGTTGTACGGGTCGAAGCCGACGACACCCGCGAACTGGGCGGTCGAGAGGTTCTGCTTGACGTACGCCATCGTCTTCTGGGCGGTGTCGAGGAACGAGTCCTGCAGGCCGTACGTGTTGTGCCAGAAGTCGTACGTCGCCTCCGTCACGGCCGCGTTGGAGGTGATGTTCTGGCCCCAGAAGGGGCAGATCCCGCAGTACTCGTCGGGGTAGTCACCGAGGTCCACGGCCCACTTGGGGGCGCCGTCGCCGGTGTACCAGCTGTCCGAGTCGAAGAGCCAGCGGGAGTAGAGGTCCTGGTGGAAGTCGGGGTACACCCGGATCCCGGCGTCGAGGAACGCGCCGATCTGGGCGGTGGCGGCGGCCAGGTAGGCGTTGTCCACCTGGCCGCGCACGGGCTCGGCGTACGCCCAGGACAGCAGGAAGCGGACCGAGTTGCCGCCGCCGAGCGCTCTCAGCGCGGTCGCGGACTTCTTCGCGTCGGCGACCGAGGCGAAGGGCAGGCCGTTGTTCTCCTTGAGCTTGGTCTCGCCGGAGACGTTGTAGCCGCGCAGCACGACCTCGCGGCCGTGGCCGTCGGTGAAGTGGCCGTTCTGCACGGTGAGCGGGGATTCGTCGAACCAGAGGGAGTCGGGGACGGAGGCGGCGGTGGCGGGGCGGGCGCCCGCCACCGACAGGAACCCACAGAGGAGAACCAGAACAAGGAGCACACGCGCACGCTTATTCGGCATGTTCACTACCGTCCGGTAATTTCAGGACACCGTCAACACCCCTGACTCTGGAGTAAGTTAAATCCCGCCCGGCTCAACCGCCCACTCTGCGCGTCACGTTCAACAGATATTCCTTGCGGTTGAGCGGATTGTGGTCGGTGCGCGGACGCCGCGGGGCCGTGCCGCGGATGACCGGCGCATAGTGGTCGAAGGCGCTCTCCAGCTCGCCTTCGCCCCGGGTGAGCCCCGGCAGCCGCTGCTCCAGTTCGTGTACCCGGCCCGCGGGAACGGCACCCTCCAGAACGCTGGCGCCACCCCTGGTCCCGGTGGTCTGCGGTACGGCCCGCAGCGCGGCCAGCACCGGGAGCAGGGCGCCCAGGGTGTCCACGGGCGTCTCGATGCGGAAGCGGTGCATGGGCTCGTACACCTGGGTGGCCGCCCTGCGCAGCGCCTCGATCAGGACCAGTGGCGTCACGCCCCGGAAGTCGGCGCCGGTGCTGGACATGCTCTTGTCGAAGCCCTGGTGGGCGTGGCTCTGCCGGGGCGAGTAGCCGGAGTGAGTCATGGTGACCGTGCAGTCGGTGACCTGCCAGCCGCTGAGGCCCTGCATAAGGGTCTCGCGCACGGTGTCCTCGACGGCCTTGAAGAACGCGTACGGCATGGAGCCGAGTTCCACCTCCAGCCGGAAGGCGACGCCCGAGCCGGTCGGTGCCGGGTCGACGCGCAGGCCGACGGTCGCGAGGAACGGGTTGGCGTCCTTCTTGTTGAACTCGACGGCCGCCCCCGTGCCCACGGGCCGCTCGATGCAGATCGTCGACGTCTCCCGGAAGGTGACGTCCAGGCCGTAGTCGTCGGCGAGTGTGGCCTGGATGACCTCCTTCTGGACCTCGCCGTAGAGGGACACGGAGATCTCCTGCCGGATCTCGTCGTGCCGGAGGCCGATCAGCGGGTCCTGCTCGGCGAGTTGGGTGAGGGCGAGGTGCAGGGACCGCTTGTCCACGCCCGCGCCCGGGACGACGACGGTTTCGAGGGTGGGCGGCGCGAAGAAGTGCTCGTACGCCTTGCGCGGCTCCCCGATCGCGTCGCCGATGCGGATGGCGTCGAGGCCCCAGAGCTTGGCGATGCGGCCCGCCGGGACGGTCTCGGCACGGGAGTCCGCGCCCTCCTCGAAGACACTGATCGCGGTGATCTTGCCCTCGGTGTCACCGTCTCCGAATCCGATCCGGTCGCGGACGGCCGGCGTCCCGGAGAAGATCCGCGCATAGGCGATCTTCTCCCCCGCCGGTCCCCGCTCGACCTTGAAGACGGTGCCCGACACCGGCCCGTCCGGATCACCCTCGGCCGCGGGCAGCAACTCCTTGATCCCGGCGATGAGAGCGTCCACGCCCGCGCCCGTGATGGCTGACCCGAAGTAGACGGGGTGGACGAGGGTCTGCCGGGTCTGGTCGGCGAGGGCGGTGTGCAGGCGGTCGTACGAGACCGTGTCCTCGACGTAGGCGGACAGCAGGTCGTCGTCGTGGTCGGTGAGGACGTCGATCGCGGCCGGGGCGAGCCCCGGGGTGACGCGGGCGTCGCGTGTGCCGAGTCCGGTGACCGTGGCCATCGGTACGACCGAGGCCGTGAGCCGCTCGGCGATCGCCCGCAGCACCCCGTCGTACCCCGCTCCACGCCGGTCGATCTTGTTGACGAAGATCAGGGTG contains:
- a CDS encoding YncE family protein, translating into MPAIRPRHLCSMAAALVLTVTAPATAATAATGPSDAAALREGLFVGNNWDGTADVIKASGDFAKIGRINVIPDKDARMAEINANPIKWIYFMAIRNSVGEGHDQFVDDMYTTPDGSSVVVSRPSFADVVSIDLATGDINWRFPVSGYRSDHMTVSPDGKRVAVSASTSNTVHVLDIVTGKQLGSVATADKPHENIFTKDGKYLWNMGIGDVNTATDAPWLDWTKGNRYITVVDATTYERVKVIDMRQRLDAIGLTDYSDAVRPAVFSPDESKLYFQVSFFNGFFEYDIATDKITRTKTLPKNPATSDDRTTFVNDSRHHGISMSPDGSKLCVAGTMDDYATVVDRATLQEGPLVTASKPYWATVSGDGKSCVVSESGTDQVTAIDFATGKKTVSVPVGDHPQRVRLGHVAADWTGTSG
- a CDS encoding TetR/AcrR family transcriptional regulator: MTGRLRAPTGRYRGKSAEERQAERRRRFLDAALQLFGDSPGYRATTVAALSEAAGLSTRQFYEEFRTLEDVLAALHLQVNDWAEEAVLAAVAAADGLPLAERATAIFRAYAANVTADPRRIRITFVEIIGVSPRLEHQRLARRARWVDLVCAEAGAAVARGEAAPRDYRLAATAFIGSVNGLLHDWSAGWVDATLEEAVDELVRQLLGILRPAGWEAG
- a CDS encoding TetR/AcrR family transcriptional regulator, which produces MTSERGSRSAVTARGRTAVGRSPGPRAAEIRAAALVLFAERGYAATTMADIGEAVGMRGPSLYKHVGSKQELLAQIMTGTMDDLLRNHRIAVAGCEDVVERLRRTAEAHVRYHARHRLEAFVGTREIRSLEEPHRTEVLRRRAAYEQAFRTLLTEGVEAGRFAITTVKLTSYAILDLGMGVAVWYRENGDMTEDQVVYQYGDFALRLAGVR
- a CDS encoding cellulase family glycosylhydrolase, with the translated sequence MPNKRARVLLVLVLLCGFLSVAGARPATAASVPDSLWFDESPLTVQNGHFTDGHGREVVLRGYNVSGETKLKENNGLPFASVADAKKSATALRALGGGNSVRFLLSWAYAEPVRGQVDNAYLAAATAQIGAFLDAGIRVYPDFHQDLYSRWLFDSDSWYTGDGAPKWAVDLGDYPDEYCGICPFWGQNITSNAAVTEATYDFWHNTYGLQDSFLDTAQKTMAYVKQNLSTAQFAGVVGFDPYNEPHAGVYDSGQSSRAWEKDVLWPFYVKFRARMDAAGWQAKPAFVEPNLFWNANLDFQKQEGGLLDAGTLGPRFVFNTHFYDQKAISGIFMWGKAADGQYAGDFGMVRDRASATKTPAIISEFGHPLTGTVSDKAPTVLKAMYQALDSRVPGASWWTNPTGSGPVLSGSQWQWDIYHGRHHELMNDNPDKVQTEGDAWNDEDLSAVRLDDSGTAVLRQDTRLVDRVYPSATSGTTVAFTYEDRSRDGSTTLTWNPVPTSLPNVNRLVGSGQYSLLVWRSGSGSAPTELHLPATFPTSTTTVVSDLGTAYAPPSYTTSTPIAAAPEPGGTGSRRLLLTDSDSGTLHYALVTNGATNPSSSLLNAAKAELAAWAAQRVG